A segment of the Nitrospina gracilis 3/211 genome:
TAAAAAAGGCGACGTGAAAAAAGCCGTGGTGGTGCGCACGCGTAAAGAGATGCGCCGCTCGGAAGGCAGTTACATCAAGTTCGACACCAACGCCGCGGTGCTGGTGAACGATGCGAAGGAGCCGGTCGGCACCCGCATCTTCGGTCCTGTCGCCCGCGAACTCCGCGCCAAACGGTTTCTCAAGATCATTTCCCTCGCCCCGGAGGTGCTCTGATGGCCGGTAGCTGGTTGCTGAAAAAAGACGATATCGTGATGGTGATGAAGGGTCGCGAGCGCGGCAAGAAGGGAAAGGTCCTGGCATTCTACCCGGACCAGGACAGCATCACCGTGGAAAAGCTCAATCTCTACAAGCGCCACATGAAGCCGAGCGGGCAGAACAAGGGCGGCATCGTGGAGAAGGAAGGCAAGATTCATTACTCCAACGTGCTTTTGGTTTGCGACAAGTGCGGCAAGGGCGTGCGTGTGAAAAGCAAGAAACTGGAAGACGGAAGCCGCGTCCGCGTCTGCCGTAAATGCGGCGACGCCATCGACAAGATTTAAGTGCCAGAAAGGTTGACGGAATAGAACATGGCAGTACCCAATGTCAAGCAGGCATACGACGAAAAGTATCGCAGCCAGATCCAGAAGGAACTCGGG
Coding sequences within it:
- the rplN gene encoding 50S ribosomal protein L14; the protein is MIQLRTVLDVADNSGARKVQCIKVLGGTGRRYASVGDIIVVAVKECEPNSNVKKGDVKKAVVVRTRKEMRRSEGSYIKFDTNAAVLVNDAKEPVGTRIFGPVARELRAKRFLKIISLAPEVL
- the rplX gene encoding 50S ribosomal protein L24, giving the protein MAGSWLLKKDDIVMVMKGRERGKKGKVLAFYPDQDSITVEKLNLYKRHMKPSGQNKGGIVEKEGKIHYSNVLLVCDKCGKGVRVKSKKLEDGSRVRVCRKCGDAIDKI